A window of the Eubacterium sp. 1001713B170207_170306_E7 genome harbors these coding sequences:
- a CDS encoding acyltransferase, giving the protein MADYFVHESSYIDDEVIIGKGTKIWHFCHIQSGAAIGAHCSFGQNVNVASHVKIGNGVKVQNNVSIYEGVELEDAVFCGPSMVFTNDLTPRAEYPKGSAGYKRTLVRKGATIGANATVVCGHTIGRYALIAAGAVVATDVPDHALMAGVPARQIGWACECGAVLDKALSCPECGRSYTQNENGLSEKQR; this is encoded by the coding sequence ATGGCCGATTATTTTGTACATGAGAGCAGTTATATCGATGATGAGGTCATCATTGGAAAGGGCACTAAAATCTGGCATTTCTGTCATATTCAAAGCGGGGCTGCCATCGGGGCACACTGTTCTTTTGGGCAGAACGTCAATGTGGCCAGCCATGTAAAAATCGGAAACGGCGTCAAGGTACAGAATAATGTCTCCATCTACGAGGGTGTGGAGCTGGAGGACGCCGTATTCTGCGGTCCTTCTATGGTGTTTACCAACGACCTGACACCGCGGGCCGAGTACCCCAAAGGAAGCGCAGGATATAAAAGAACACTTGTCAGAAAAGGTGCGACCATTGGCGCTAACGCTACCGTTGTCTGCGGCCACACCATTGGCCGTTATGCCCTGATCGCCGCAGGGGCAGTGGTCGCCACTGACGTGCCCGATCACGCCCTGATGGCCGGCGTGCCCGCCAGACAGATCGGCTGGGCCTGTGAATGCGGTGCGGTTTTAGACAAAGCACTCAGCTGTCCAGAATGCGGACGCAGCTATACACAGAACGAAAACGGATTAAGTGAGAAACAGAGGTAA